Genomic window (Kwoniella botswanensis chromosome 1, complete sequence):
ATTTACCGTAGAAGGGAATATCACCTTTGAATGAACCCTTGTTACCTGACCAGTTGAACATTGGGAGGGGGACCTGCAGACGAATTAAGGGAGTCAGTTGAGGCCGCTGAACGATCTTCAACAAGTAATTGAACATATTCGCAGTAGTCAGAGAGACTACTCACAGGAACAGCAACGTTCACTCCGATCTGTCCAGGTTCAGCTTCAAGTTCGAACTTTCTAGCCGTTGATCCAGaattggtgaagatggaagcaCCATTTCCACTAATGTCACAGGAATATCATATCGTCAGTAtgtttcttctcctcagGCGAGGAACAAAGAGGTATCGAGTTAACACACTACTTGTTCtggttgatgatctcaatAGCATCATCAAGCGTATCAGCTTCGACAATAGTCAATACCGGACCGAAGATCTCATTTCTAGAGCATGACAAAGTAGGGTCAGCTCTCGCGGTCTCGCATGCCAAGTTTGCTCTGTTATCGAGGAGGACGAGAGTCCaaactcaactcacttgtAAGCAGTCATATCGACAGTAGCTTCTACGACAGTCGGGCCAACAAAGTTTCCATTAGGATACTCAGGAACAGTCAACCCTCTTCCATCAAGTAAGATCTttccaccttccttctcGACAGATGCGATGTAATGTTCGATCTTGGCTTTTGCTTGTGGGGAAATGACAGGGCCGCTACATCCATAAAAACACATCAATTGAAAATTCGCCAATAGAACGGATTAAATGATGAACTGACAGATCAGTGTTTTCTTCGAAACCACCCGAGACTTTCAAAGCCTTTGCCCTCTCCAGCAACTCAGGAATCCATTGTCTGGCGGTACCAACAAAAATGGCTAGGAGGTCAAACAATATGAGTTATCGGAATTGTCCCCATATAATCGAACACTTAACTCACCAACTGAAAGTGCCATACATCTCTGACCGGCAGCACCGAAAGCGGCTCCAGCTACAGCATTAAGCGAGAGATTCTTGTTGGCTACGTGATACAGAGCCCATCAGTAAGCTATTCAGATGAGCGCAATAAGAAGGTTGAAGCTCTCACCATCAGGCATGATCACACAGTGATTTTTGGCACCCAAATTAGCTTGGACCCTCTTTCCTAATGGCGTAGCTCTGTTGAGCGAACAACTTCAATCAGCTCGGGTCCTTGCAGTCGAGAAGCTTAGGGGACCACCAGCTGGCTGGACTGACCTATTGTAAATATGTTCACCGGCTTTATCACCTCCAACAAACGagatagctttgatagctggaTCGTCGCAGATTCTATTGACGGTAGGTGCAGAGCCGTGAACGCTATATACTAAGTGATTCAGCTGTGGACTGGTCGATCTCAGACTTCAACAGCCATCACTCACACATTGATCACTCCAGGTGGTATACCAGCTCTCTCACAAAGTTCGGCAATGATCATGGTAGCTCCCGGATCTCTTTCGGAAGGCTTGACAATAAGAGTGTTACCTATACCCCtacatcagctactttcACACTACAGGGGAGGTTGAAATACAACTCACCAGTGACAGTAGCCAAGGCCGCACTCCAAAGAACAATCATAGCGGGAAAGTTGAAAGGTGTGATCGCAGCAGTGACACCGAGAGGTAATCTCCTAGAGAACGTATCCATATCCGCTGAAACTTCCAACTTATCACCTAACAATGTATTGGTGATAGCAGTAGCTGATTCAACTACCTGAAGACCCCTTCCTACATCACCCAAGGCGTCGGCGAAAGTTTTGCCTTGTTCGAGAACGATGGATTTGGCAATGTCCGATGAGTGTTGTCTGATAAGGTGTTGTAGTCTATCGTGCACAGAGAATCATCAGTACACAGGTCTGTCCGTATACACCCAGGTCAAGTGATCAATAGACAGAATACACAATCTGGAGTAATTAATGTGATTAATTACCCTTAATGAGAAGCTTCATCTGTGTATGCccccatcatccatcaaacatcaaGAACGTGGTATTGCACGACCCAAGCACGTTTCGAGCAGGACTGATTGCTACTCACTCAAACATGACCCTCTGTCTCCTCATCACACTGGTTTTACCCCAAGTTTTGAAAGCTTGAGAAGCGGCGTCGACAGCCTCTGTGAACTCTGATGAGGTGGTTTCGGGGACTTTGGTAAGGAGGGTTTGGGTGGACTATGAGTGCATTTACGTCATGTTATTGTGTCAGCGTTATCCCACTCGCTTGGATACTTGTGCGAATGATAGCACCGCTGCTGGTCGGAAGACAAGATCCAGGCAAGGCGAGACACACTCACGGGATCATTCACATCCAACCATTTCTCAGCTTTACTCTCTTTAAATTCCCCTCCGATGTAATTCTTGGTATTTCCCCCAACGGCGGAAGTACCTCTCCATCTGTCTGATACTTCTTTAGCAGCAGCTGCGGCGAGTGGTGATAGACCGCTttttgaggaggaagagggggaagaggcGAGAGCTGGCGAAGCGTATGAGCGGGTGAGGCGGAGAGTGTGGATGGGTATGGTGGTTTGACGGACTGTTCGGATCATATTGGGCGGCGATACGACGACTGTTGGTTGAAAAGTAAGAAGTAAAATGAAAGTAGATGGAACTGCAAGTCTCTCTTATCTATCGTTGTATGCA
Coding sequences:
- a CDS encoding methylmalonate-semialdehyde dehydrogenase (acylating) — encoded protein: MIRTVRQTTIPIHTLRLTRSYASPALASSPSSSSKSGLSPLAAAAAKEVSDRWRGTSAVGGNTKNYIGGEFKESKAEKWLDVNDPSTQTLLTKVPETTSSEFTEAVDAASQAFKTWGKTSVMRRQRVMFELQHLIRQHSSDIAKSIVLEQGKTFADALGDVGRGLQVVESATAITNTLLGDKLEVSADMDTFSRRLPLGVTAAITPFNFPAMIVLWSAALATVTGNTLIVKPSERDPGATMIIAELCERAGIPPGVINVVHGSAPTVNRICDDPAIKAISFVGGDKAGEHIYNRATPLGKRVQANLGAKNHCVIMPDANKNLSLNAVAGAAFGAAGQRCMALSVAIFVGTARQWIPELLERAKALKVSGGFEENTDLGPVISPQAKAKIEHYIASVEKEGGKILLDGRGLTVPEYPNGNFVGPTVVEATVDMTAYKNEIFGPVLTIVEADTLDDAIEIINQNKYGNGASIFTNSGSTARKFELEAEPGQIGVNVAVPVPLPMFNWSGNKGSFKGDIPFYGKSGIDFYTYRKTTTSLWPAADAVGNRASVHMPQIH